Proteins encoded by one window of Hyphomicrobium nitrativorans NL23:
- a CDS encoding AsmA-like C-terminal region-containing protein, protein MLLLVLLAVGIGYVRLLHGPISLKAFSEQIEERINADLNGFTVHIDDALITLADDFRVELRLTNLRIKEDDGDLVASAPSAALELNRTAFWRFEVSPKRVDLIEPRLAVTYSSEHGISLSINNAPPIAIETANSGEEESAIVPPAPVAAERPLPSFAQDGSSPAFHRVDLARLLAESSARARRGEAATSRLKAFGIRNARVSVTCDDVTSEVFVPEASFDVDHTKRDSVISGAATVESAKGPWSLKFRTEDSEQHDLVKVAATVENLVPSTLAPISADLALLSMFDTPVNGVLNLDLSNAGDLRSADLSIDVADGFIRLPAVSSTPFMLDKGKIALKYNAETRRLDLMPSTLDWDGSHITLHGAMQNDPEETGQPQWHFALRSIDGSISAKDFGVAPIPVESLEAMGRIIPGEDLVQLSGLALSVGGGVVNVNGDIIGGPDAPSTRVEATVSPMPIETLKAMWPRAVAPAARDWMGAQVERANLKSASFKLLSGRFIESEGSTSNDAGAREPERLSAHLELGDIRMVPLPNSLPIEAENAAIRLENSALEVSVPEARIIVDETRRMPLSDVRLTAVDVTHDAPLAELALTSETSLEDLIETLNRSELNLTGQGPLPIAGVDGKVEGEIKIAMPLIADAKVSKIEGNARISDIRGRNEDYQLTIQGGTVDIEVSDIGVIAKGDLSVNGVMARLHMHRILDAPSHLQPPIRISSTLDNADRRQLGLDVNHLVQGEIAAEVTVSHTEAGENAVHVQVDLTNAELIIEELAWRKLPGRQANAQFDLDVAGPNRTELNNFKVVGDMIALDGWIVANEKRDLVEYAFPNFSLNVVSRLDVRGKVDKNKIWKVTAKGSTFDAKDLFRSLLALGKTVDHTIAPAEPAVGVDLTAQVDTVLGHSDVSLRNYSVKLSQRNGQIVSLDGRGTLDGGEPFAVVMTSDGPRRFYAESTDAGQTFKLVGFYPNIQGGRMRLEVDLEARGDAEKSGTLWVEDFRVLGDPIVSEVYSSIDGSSGGRSEGRQRKGEREVFEFQLLRVPFSVGHGQFVLGDSQIRGPLLGASIRGRVDYNTQRLNLGGTYVPLQGINSAFCDIPLFGPIVSGLDCQGVFGITYAIQGPMARPQVLVNPLSMLTPGIFRGIMEMTSPNPQVQPLREQKTKGPASSRVRASSSAPASTVDGWSSETTLPSDRKKR, encoded by the coding sequence GTGCTCCTGCTGGTGCTGCTTGCGGTCGGCATCGGTTACGTCCGGCTTTTGCATGGGCCGATTTCGCTCAAGGCGTTCAGCGAGCAAATCGAGGAGCGCATCAACGCGGACCTCAACGGGTTCACCGTGCATATCGACGATGCGCTGATCACGCTCGCCGACGACTTCCGGGTGGAATTGCGTCTCACCAATCTTCGCATCAAAGAAGACGACGGCGATCTCGTCGCCTCGGCGCCGAGCGCCGCGCTCGAACTCAACCGCACCGCGTTCTGGCGCTTCGAGGTTTCGCCCAAGCGGGTCGATCTTATCGAGCCGAGGCTTGCGGTCACCTATAGTTCCGAACACGGCATTTCGCTGTCCATCAACAACGCACCGCCTATCGCCATAGAGACCGCGAACAGCGGCGAAGAAGAGAGCGCCATCGTACCGCCAGCGCCGGTTGCCGCGGAGCGTCCTCTCCCCTCGTTCGCACAGGATGGCTCGTCTCCCGCCTTCCACCGCGTCGATCTCGCCCGGCTGCTGGCGGAGAGTTCCGCGCGTGCGCGGCGAGGCGAGGCGGCAACATCGCGCCTCAAGGCCTTCGGCATCCGCAACGCGCGTGTGTCCGTCACGTGCGACGACGTCACGAGCGAAGTGTTCGTGCCCGAAGCGTCGTTCGATGTCGATCATACGAAGCGCGACAGCGTGATCTCGGGCGCGGCCACGGTCGAGTCGGCGAAGGGTCCGTGGTCGCTCAAGTTCAGAACCGAAGATTCCGAGCAGCACGACCTCGTAAAAGTTGCGGCAACCGTCGAAAATCTGGTGCCGAGCACGCTGGCCCCCATCTCCGCCGACCTCGCGCTGCTCAGCATGTTCGACACGCCCGTCAACGGCGTTCTCAATCTCGATCTGTCCAATGCCGGCGACCTCCGATCGGCCGATCTGTCCATCGACGTGGCGGACGGTTTCATCCGTCTGCCCGCAGTGTCGAGCACGCCGTTCATGCTCGACAAGGGCAAGATCGCGCTCAAGTACAACGCCGAGACGCGCCGGCTGGATCTGATGCCCTCCACGCTCGATTGGGACGGCAGCCACATCACGCTGCACGGCGCAATGCAGAACGATCCGGAAGAGACAGGCCAGCCGCAATGGCATTTTGCGCTGCGCTCGATCGACGGATCGATCTCGGCGAAAGACTTCGGCGTGGCGCCCATTCCCGTGGAAAGCCTGGAAGCCATGGGGCGCATCATCCCGGGCGAGGATCTCGTCCAACTGTCCGGTCTGGCGCTCTCCGTCGGCGGCGGCGTCGTCAACGTGAACGGCGACATCATCGGCGGCCCGGATGCTCCCAGCACGCGCGTCGAGGCCACCGTCTCGCCGATGCCGATCGAAACCCTCAAAGCGATGTGGCCCCGCGCCGTCGCACCCGCAGCCCGCGACTGGATGGGTGCGCAAGTCGAAAGGGCGAACCTGAAATCGGCGTCGTTCAAGCTCCTCTCCGGCCGGTTCATCGAATCCGAAGGCTCGACATCGAACGATGCCGGCGCTCGCGAACCCGAGCGGCTTTCGGCCCATCTCGAACTGGGCGACATTCGCATGGTGCCGCTGCCGAACAGCCTGCCCATCGAAGCGGAGAACGCAGCGATCCGTCTTGAGAACAGCGCGCTCGAAGTCAGCGTGCCGGAAGCGCGCATCATCGTGGACGAGACGCGCCGAATGCCACTTAGCGACGTGCGGTTGACGGCGGTGGACGTGACGCACGATGCGCCTCTCGCGGAACTCGCCCTCACATCCGAAACCTCGCTCGAAGACCTGATCGAGACCCTCAACCGCAGCGAGCTCAATCTCACCGGCCAGGGGCCGTTGCCGATCGCGGGCGTGGACGGAAAGGTCGAGGGCGAGATCAAAATCGCGATGCCGCTCATCGCGGATGCCAAGGTCTCAAAGATCGAAGGCAATGCGCGGATTTCCGACATCCGGGGCAGAAACGAGGACTATCAGCTCACGATCCAGGGCGGCACAGTCGACATCGAAGTCTCCGACATCGGCGTCATCGCCAAGGGCGATCTCAGCGTGAACGGCGTGATGGCACGGCTTCACATGCATCGCATCCTGGATGCGCCATCCCACCTGCAACCGCCGATCCGTATTTCCAGCACCCTCGACAATGCAGACCGGCGTCAGCTCGGGCTCGACGTGAACCACCTGGTGCAGGGCGAGATCGCAGCCGAAGTAACCGTCTCGCACACGGAAGCTGGCGAAAATGCCGTCCATGTGCAGGTGGACCTGACGAATGCCGAACTTATCATCGAGGAGCTGGCGTGGCGCAAGCTGCCCGGCCGGCAAGCCAACGCTCAGTTCGATCTCGATGTCGCGGGCCCGAACCGCACCGAGCTCAACAACTTCAAAGTGGTCGGCGACATGATCGCGCTCGACGGGTGGATCGTTGCGAACGAGAAACGCGATCTCGTCGAATACGCGTTTCCGAATTTTTCGCTCAACGTGGTCTCGCGCCTCGACGTGCGCGGCAAAGTCGACAAGAACAAGATCTGGAAGGTCACGGCGAAAGGCTCGACCTTCGATGCGAAGGACCTGTTCCGGTCGCTTCTCGCGCTCGGAAAAACGGTCGATCACACTATCGCGCCCGCCGAGCCCGCGGTCGGCGTAGACCTGACCGCCCAGGTCGACACCGTGCTCGGACACTCCGACGTTTCGCTTCGGAACTATTCGGTCAAGCTTTCCCAGCGCAACGGCCAGATCGTATCACTCGACGGCCGCGGCACGCTCGACGGCGGCGAACCGTTCGCGGTCGTGATGACGTCCGACGGGCCTCGCCGTTTCTACGCCGAATCGACGGACGCAGGGCAGACCTTCAAGCTGGTCGGCTTCTATCCCAACATCCAGGGCGGGCGGATGCGGCTCGAAGTGGACCTCGAAGCGCGCGGAGACGCCGAGAAGAGCGGAACGCTCTGGGTCGAGGATTTCCGCGTGCTGGGCGATCCCATCGTCTCGGAAGTTTATTCGAGCATCGACGGCAGCTCGGGGGGCCGATCCGAGGGGCGGCAGCGCAAAGGCGAACGCGAGGTGTTCGAGTTCCAGTTGCTGCGGGTGCCGTTCTCGGTCGGGCACGGGCAGTTCGTGCTCGGCGATTCGCAAATTCGCGGGCCGCTGCTCGGCGCCTCGATCCGCGGCAGGGTGGATTACAATACGCAACGGCTGAACCTCGGCGGCACATATGTTCCGCTGCAGGGCATCAACTCGGCGTTCTGCGATATTCCGCTGTTCGGGCCGATCGTGTCGGGCCTCGATTGCCAGGGCGTGTTCGGCATCACCTACGCCATCCAAGGGCCGATGGCGCGGCCCCAGGTGCTCGTGAACCCGCTTTCGATGCTCACGCCCGGCATCTTCCGCGGCATCATGGAAATGACGAGCCCGAACCCGCAGGTGCAGCCGCTGCGCGAGCAGAAGACGAAAGGGCCCGCGTCTTCGCGCGTCCGCGCTTCGTCCAGCGCGCCTGCGAGCACTGTCGACGGATGGTCGTCGGAGACGACGTTGCCGAGCGACCGCAAGAAGAGATGA
- a CDS encoding DUF808 domain-containing protein produces the protein MSGLLALLDDVVALTKVAAATLDDTAAQAAKVGAKTAGVVIDDAAVTPRYVTGLAAKRELPIVGRIAWGSLKNKLLYLLPAAMLLTVFLPAAIIPILMLGGLYLAFEGTEKVHHLLSGEGEKDMFAAAAAAGIDPQALEDQRVSGAIRTDFILSAEIMAIALANTTTPDLLTKALVLAFVGIAVTVAVYGAVAIIVKADDVGLALAQRNGAISGPVGRALVYGMPPFLKALSLVGTIAMLWVGGGILIHGLHEFGIHWPDETIRAVSEAVGAAVPFAGGVLAWIAGAFGAALVGLAAGAAVLAVIHIVGARFTTGQTPKV, from the coding sequence ATGAGCGGGCTTCTGGCACTGCTTGACGACGTGGTGGCGCTGACGAAAGTCGCGGCCGCGACACTCGACGATACGGCGGCGCAGGCCGCGAAGGTGGGGGCCAAGACGGCAGGTGTCGTGATCGACGATGCGGCCGTGACACCACGCTACGTGACGGGCCTTGCAGCCAAACGCGAGTTGCCCATCGTCGGGCGCATCGCTTGGGGATCGCTCAAGAACAAATTGCTCTATCTCCTGCCGGCGGCGATGTTGCTGACGGTCTTTCTGCCCGCCGCGATCATTCCGATCCTGATGCTCGGCGGTCTCTACCTCGCTTTCGAGGGCACCGAGAAGGTGCATCACCTTCTGAGCGGCGAAGGCGAAAAGGATATGTTCGCGGCCGCGGCCGCCGCAGGGATCGATCCGCAAGCTCTCGAAGATCAGCGGGTTTCGGGCGCCATCCGCACCGACTTCATTCTGTCGGCGGAGATCATGGCCATCGCGCTCGCCAATACGACGACGCCCGATCTCCTGACCAAGGCGCTCGTGCTTGCGTTCGTCGGCATCGCGGTGACGGTTGCGGTCTACGGCGCGGTTGCGATCATCGTGAAGGCGGACGATGTGGGCCTCGCGCTTGCGCAGAGAAACGGTGCGATTTCGGGCCCCGTGGGCCGCGCGCTCGTCTACGGGATGCCGCCCTTTCTTAAAGCGCTCAGTCTGGTTGGAACCATCGCGATGCTGTGGGTCGGCGGCGGCATTCTGATCCATGGCCTGCACGAATTCGGCATTCACTGGCCGGACGAAACGATCCGCGCGGTGTCGGAGGCCGTGGGCGCGGCGGTTCCATTTGCCGGCGGCGTATTGGCGTGGATCGCCGGAGCCTTCGGCGCGGCGCTTGTGGGACTTGCGGCCGGCGCTGCCGTGCTTGCCGTCATTCACATTGTCGGAGCGCGTTTCACCACCGGACAGACGCCCAAGGTTTGA
- a CDS encoding peroxiredoxin → MLQEGDVAPAFALPTDGGETFDLQDVRGRSVVVYFYPRDDTPGCTLEAQEFTALAKDFARARAVVVGVSPDNPACHARFKTKHGLDLYLASDEEKTVVTAYGVWVEKSMYGRKYMGVERATFLISPEGRIAHIWRKVKPRGHAAEVLALIKCGKPGTSAR, encoded by the coding sequence ATGCTCCAAGAGGGTGATGTTGCACCGGCTTTTGCGCTGCCGACGGATGGTGGAGAGACGTTCGATCTCCAAGACGTCCGAGGACGGTCGGTGGTCGTTTATTTCTACCCGCGCGACGATACGCCGGGATGCACCCTGGAAGCACAGGAGTTCACGGCCCTGGCCAAGGATTTCGCCCGCGCGCGTGCCGTCGTCGTCGGCGTTTCGCCGGACAACCCGGCGTGCCATGCCCGGTTCAAGACGAAACACGGTCTCGATCTTTACCTTGCCTCCGACGAGGAGAAGACGGTCGTGACGGCCTACGGCGTCTGGGTCGAGAAATCGATGTACGGCCGCAAGTATATGGGTGTCGAGCGCGCGACGTTTCTCATTTCGCCCGAGGGGCGCATTGCGCACATTTGGAGAAAGGTTAAGCCGAGGGGGCACGCGGCTGAGGTGCTCGCCCTGATAAAGTGTGGAAAACCTGGGACAAGCGCCCGCTGA
- a CDS encoding anhydro-N-acetylmuramic acid kinase, translating to MSKREDGVWRALGLMSGTSLDGIDVAVIETDGERVLRRGFSATYPYSDAVRDKLRASLSEASEIGERSARPGRLGLLEQYLTELNAEAAAHYLADHEIDAASLDVVGYHGQTVLHRPEAGLTVQLGDGGLLARRLGVPVVYDLRAADMAAGGQGAPLAPAYHRALAADISERPLAVLNLGGVANVTWIGESGELIAFDTGPASAMIDDWVSAKLGQPFDAGGRLAAAGRVHETIVADWLALPYFAEAPPKSLDRNAFSLAPVADLPGLDGAATLTAFTAAAVAAAIAHLPVPPRLWIVSGGGRRNDTLVAQIRERVGAPVQVAEAFDFDGDGLEAEAWAFLAVRSRLGLPITFPGTTGIAEPLSGGVTAEPNA from the coding sequence ATGAGCAAGCGAGAGGACGGCGTCTGGCGCGCTTTGGGGCTGATGAGCGGCACTTCGCTCGACGGCATCGATGTCGCAGTCATCGAAACCGACGGGGAGCGGGTGCTGAGGCGGGGCTTCTCCGCAACCTACCCCTATTCCGACGCCGTGCGCGACAAACTCCGCGCGAGCCTCAGCGAGGCCTCGGAAATCGGCGAGCGCAGCGCGCGGCCGGGCCGGCTCGGGCTGCTCGAACAGTATCTCACCGAACTCAACGCCGAAGCCGCCGCGCACTATCTTGCGGATCACGAAATCGACGCCGCAAGCCTCGACGTGGTGGGCTATCACGGCCAGACCGTGTTGCATCGGCCCGAAGCCGGGCTCACCGTCCAACTGGGCGACGGCGGCCTGCTCGCGCGGCGGCTTGGCGTCCCGGTGGTCTACGACCTCAGGGCCGCCGACATGGCAGCGGGCGGGCAAGGCGCGCCGCTGGCTCCGGCCTATCACAGGGCGCTCGCAGCCGACATCTCCGAGCGCCCCCTCGCAGTCCTCAACCTCGGCGGCGTCGCCAACGTCACTTGGATCGGGGAGAGCGGCGAGTTGATCGCATTCGACACCGGCCCTGCGTCCGCGATGATCGACGACTGGGTCTCGGCCAAGCTTGGGCAGCCGTTCGATGCGGGCGGACGGCTGGCAGCGGCGGGCCGCGTGCACGAGACCATCGTCGCGGACTGGCTCGCGCTCCCCTACTTCGCCGAGGCGCCGCCGAAATCGCTCGACCGCAACGCCTTCAGTCTTGCGCCGGTGGCCGATCTCCCGGGCCTGGATGGCGCCGCCACGCTGACGGCGTTTACGGCCGCAGCCGTCGCGGCCGCGATCGCGCACCTCCCCGTCCCGCCTCGGCTTTGGATCGTGTCGGGCGGCGGCCGGCGCAACGATACGCTCGTCGCGCAGATCCGCGAGCGCGTCGGCGCGCCGGTGCAGGTGGCCGAAGCGTTCGATTTCGACGGCGACGGGCTCGAAGCGGAGGCGTGGGCGTTTCTCGCCGTGCGCTCGCGGCTCGGTTTGCCGATCACATTTCCAGGAACGACGGGTATTGCCGAACCGCTCTCGGGGGGCGTCACGGCGGAACCCAACGCATAG
- a CDS encoding bifunctional diguanylate cyclase/phosphodiesterase — MRPSHPGTKDARTDRPLRRLAVASVYTVVATALLVFGVVLWSASRIDQLSQERQFRTISSALVNSVEKIPYDQESVAIWDDAVRYAKDSFDLKWVETNLGVWMHDYFKHDRTYIVGPDGALVYSMVDGTTVTNPKFRPDESVFEVVTALRKKISAGALDDYELTKRRLPHVVDFSFQGDRPVLISAVPIVLESKTAAQERGSEFVLVSQRFLDASFLSDLASAHFLKGIRFSRTDGIAPNEASHPLTNRKGDTVGHIVWVPEMPGWAILTDVLPVLTAGLAAISVAIVLLIAGLRRTYRDLVRSEAVSKHRAVHDSLTGLANRAFFNERVGVLLSERRVSGQALALMFLDLDRFKQVNDTLGHPVGDALIQEVARRIKTLAKPRDVVARMGGDEFAIIKCDDVAREDVEAFCRDVVAIVSEPFDVLGQRAAVGISIGVAIAPECGTDRSELSRKADIALYQAKNRRLGFAFYTEEMGKTLKEREALEADLRRALDTEGELDVAYQPLISAKDLTVSGVEALVRWNHPRLGSIPPPVFVPIAEECGLIGRLGEYVLREACRTAGPLNLGTIAVNVSPIQFRSADFASRLFAILARAGMAPERLELEITESALLDSSGTSAKALRLLRARGVRIALDDFGTGYSSLSYLIKLEVDRIKLDRSFVQELGTCPRSSSIVRSVIAMAHAVGVSITAEGVEKPEQRDFLVSVDCDTLQGYLFSPPVSALSLIENFSIGFRRWQPATHPPEAPRVAGPRVA; from the coding sequence ATGAGGCCGTCGCACCCTGGCACGAAGGACGCGCGCACCGATCGGCCATTGCGGAGACTTGCCGTCGCGAGCGTTTACACGGTGGTGGCGACCGCGCTGCTCGTCTTCGGTGTCGTGCTCTGGTCGGCCTCGCGCATCGACCAGCTCTCGCAAGAGCGCCAGTTCCGCACGATCTCATCCGCGCTCGTCAACAGCGTGGAAAAGATTCCCTACGATCAGGAAAGCGTCGCAATCTGGGACGACGCCGTCCGCTATGCCAAAGACAGCTTCGACCTCAAGTGGGTGGAAACGAATCTCGGCGTCTGGATGCACGACTACTTCAAGCACGACCGCACCTACATCGTCGGTCCCGACGGAGCGCTCGTCTACAGCATGGTCGACGGGACGACAGTCACCAACCCGAAATTCCGTCCTGACGAATCCGTCTTCGAGGTCGTCACGGCGCTGCGTAAAAAGATCTCTGCCGGCGCCCTCGACGACTACGAACTCACCAAGCGGCGTCTGCCTCACGTCGTGGATTTTTCATTCCAGGGCGACCGTCCGGTGCTCATCAGCGCCGTTCCGATCGTGCTCGAATCCAAGACCGCCGCACAGGAACGGGGTAGCGAATTCGTCCTCGTCAGCCAGCGCTTTCTCGATGCAAGCTTCCTTTCCGATCTCGCATCGGCCCACTTCCTCAAGGGCATTCGCTTTTCGCGCACCGACGGCATTGCGCCGAACGAGGCCTCGCATCCTCTGACGAATCGAAAGGGGGATACCGTCGGGCATATCGTATGGGTGCCGGAGATGCCCGGCTGGGCCATTCTCACCGACGTGCTTCCCGTGCTGACCGCCGGTCTCGCTGCAATCAGCGTCGCCATCGTTCTCCTGATCGCCGGATTGCGCAGGACCTATCGCGACCTCGTTCGTAGCGAAGCCGTATCCAAACATCGGGCGGTGCACGATTCTCTGACGGGGCTCGCCAACCGCGCCTTTTTCAACGAACGCGTCGGCGTCCTGCTGAGCGAACGCCGCGTCAGCGGGCAGGCCCTCGCGCTGATGTTTCTCGATCTCGACCGCTTCAAGCAGGTCAACGATACACTCGGTCATCCGGTCGGCGATGCTCTGATCCAGGAGGTCGCGCGGCGCATAAAGACGCTCGCCAAACCACGCGACGTCGTTGCCCGGATGGGCGGCGACGAATTCGCCATCATCAAGTGCGACGACGTTGCGCGAGAGGACGTCGAAGCCTTCTGCCGCGACGTCGTCGCCATCGTGTCCGAGCCCTTCGACGTGCTCGGACAGCGCGCCGCGGTCGGCATCAGCATCGGCGTCGCCATAGCGCCGGAATGCGGCACGGATCGCAGCGAGCTTTCGCGGAAAGCCGACATCGCGCTCTATCAGGCGAAGAACCGCCGGCTCGGCTTCGCATTCTACACCGAGGAAATGGGGAAGACGCTCAAGGAGCGAGAAGCGCTCGAAGCCGATCTCAGGCGCGCGCTCGATACCGAAGGCGAACTCGACGTCGCCTACCAGCCACTCATTTCCGCCAAAGATCTCACCGTCAGCGGAGTCGAGGCTCTGGTGCGGTGGAACCACCCGCGGCTCGGCTCCATCCCGCCGCCCGTGTTCGTTCCCATTGCCGAGGAATGCGGGTTGATCGGACGCCTCGGCGAATACGTCCTGCGCGAAGCGTGCCGGACGGCCGGCCCCTTAAATCTCGGGACGATCGCGGTCAATGTCTCGCCGATCCAGTTCCGGAGCGCAGACTTCGCCTCGCGTCTTTTTGCCATCCTCGCGCGTGCGGGCATGGCCCCGGAGCGGCTCGAACTCGAAATCACGGAAAGCGCGCTGCTCGATAGCTCGGGGACCTCTGCCAAGGCGCTTCGCTTGCTGCGCGCGCGAGGCGTCCGCATTGCGCTCGACGACTTCGGGACGGGCTACTCTTCGCTCAGCTATCTCATCAAGCTCGAAGTGGATCGCATCAAGCTCGATCGCTCGTTCGTGCAGGAGCTGGGCACGTGCCCGCGTTCCTCGTCCATCGTCCGCTCCGTCATCGCGATGGCGCACGCGGTGGGCGTCTCGATCACGGCGGAGGGCGTGGAAAAGCCCGAGCAACGGGATTTCCTCGTCAGCGTCGATTGCGACACGCTCCAGGGCTACCTGTTCTCGCCGCCGGTCTCCGCGCTCAGCTTGATCGAGAACTTCTCGATCGGCTTCCGCCGATGGCAGCCCGCAACGCATCCGCCCGAGGCGCCTAGGGTCGCCGGCCCACGCGTGGCTTAG
- a CDS encoding bactofilin family protein: protein MLPQFRKQETDSLRSQPLTPNFSASMGPSPSSLGARPTPAFRPGGPSTASVIGPDLVIQGNLSSKGEVQIDGEVQGDIHGTHIIIGENARVTGGIVAEECVIRGHLLGTVRGRRVLLQSTSHVEGDIYHQTMAIEQGAFFEGKSRRTDDPLAGIALPEATRETAPPAAAAQAPEEPVQAPAATVSSLPTSPPPIAPVA from the coding sequence ATGCTGCCCCAATTCCGGAAGCAGGAGACTGACAGCTTGAGGTCCCAGCCGCTCACGCCGAACTTCTCCGCCTCGATGGGCCCTTCACCTTCTTCGCTCGGAGCGCGGCCCACCCCGGCATTCCGGCCCGGCGGACCGTCGACGGCATCCGTGATCGGCCCCGACCTCGTCATCCAGGGCAACCTCTCGTCGAAGGGCGAGGTCCAGATCGACGGCGAGGTGCAGGGCGACATTCACGGCACCCATATCATCATCGGCGAGAACGCCCGCGTGACGGGCGGCATTGTGGCTGAGGAATGCGTCATTCGCGGCCACCTGCTCGGCACGGTGCGCGGACGTCGCGTGTTGCTCCAAAGCACGAGCCACGTCGAGGGCGACATTTACCATCAGACCATGGCGATTGAGCAGGGCGCCTTCTTCGAGGGCAAGTCTCGCCGCACCGATGACCCGCTCGCGGGCATCGCGCTGCCCGAGGCGACACGCGAGACCGCCCCGCCTGCTGCTGCGGCTCAAGCGCCGGAAGAGCCGGTCCAGGCGCCCGCAGCGACCGTCTCGTCGCTGCCGACCTCTCCGCCGCCGATTGCACCCGTCGCCTGA
- the tyrS gene encoding tyrosine--tRNA ligase codes for MTEFRSDFLSVLTERGFIHQCSDAQGVDALAAEGKLVAYVGYDCTAPSLHIGHLLSIMMLHWLQKTGAGRPIALMGGGTTRVGDPSGRDETRKILTLEQIEDNKNQIKTVFSKFLSFGDGKGEALMLDNAEWLTTINYIAFLRDVGRHMSVNRMLSMDSVRMRLEREQELSFIEFNYMLLQAYDYAELANRYDCNLQMGGSDQWGNIVTGIDLGRRMGVGHQLYALTCPLLTTASGAKMGKTASGAVWLNEAQLSAYDYWQYWRNTEDADVARFLKLFTTLPLDEVAKLAALEGAEINEAKKVLATEATALVHGREKAEAAAETARTTFEEGRLAQSLPTVEIARAALDAGLGVLAAYVQAGLVASTSEARRQIKGGGLRVNDVVVTDDKMALTPGDLTGEGVIKLSFGKKKHVLLKPV; via the coding sequence ATGACTGAATTCCGATCCGATTTTCTTTCCGTCCTGACCGAGCGCGGCTTTATCCACCAATGCTCCGATGCGCAAGGCGTCGATGCGCTGGCAGCCGAAGGCAAGCTCGTGGCCTACGTGGGCTACGACTGCACGGCCCCCTCGCTGCACATCGGCCATCTGCTCTCCATCATGATGCTGCACTGGCTGCAGAAGACGGGCGCCGGCCGGCCGATCGCGCTCATGGGTGGCGGCACGACGCGCGTCGGCGATCCGTCCGGCCGCGACGAGACCCGCAAGATCCTCACCCTTGAGCAGATCGAGGACAACAAGAACCAGATCAAAACGGTCTTCTCGAAGTTTCTCTCGTTCGGCGATGGCAAGGGCGAGGCGCTCATGCTCGACAACGCCGAATGGCTGACCACCATCAACTACATCGCCTTCCTGCGCGATGTCGGGCGGCACATGTCGGTGAACCGCATGCTGTCGATGGATTCGGTGCGCATGCGCCTCGAACGCGAGCAGGAGCTCTCGTTCATCGAGTTCAACTACATGCTGTTGCAGGCCTACGATTACGCGGAACTCGCAAACCGCTACGACTGCAATCTGCAGATGGGCGGCTCCGACCAGTGGGGCAACATCGTCACCGGGATTGATCTCGGCCGGCGCATGGGCGTTGGCCATCAGCTCTACGCGCTCACGTGTCCGCTGCTGACGACAGCATCCGGCGCAAAGATGGGCAAGACGGCGTCGGGCGCGGTGTGGCTCAACGAAGCGCAGTTGTCCGCGTACGACTACTGGCAGTACTGGCGCAACACGGAGGATGCGGATGTCGCCCGTTTCCTCAAGCTCTTCACGACGCTTCCGCTCGACGAGGTCGCGAAGCTTGCCGCACTCGAAGGCGCTGAGATCAACGAGGCGAAGAAGGTGCTCGCGACCGAAGCCACCGCACTGGTGCATGGACGCGAGAAAGCGGAAGCCGCCGCAGAAACCGCGCGCACGACCTTCGAGGAAGGCCGCCTCGCGCAATCGCTGCCGACCGTCGAGATCGCCCGTGCCGCGCTCGATGCCGGTCTCGGCGTGCTGGCCGCATACGTGCAGGCCGGCCTCGTGGCTTCGACCAGCGAGGCCCGCCGTCAGATCAAGGGTGGCGGCCTGCGCGTCAACGATGTCGTGGTGACGGACGACAAAATGGCTCTGACGCCGGGGGATCTCACGGGTGAAGGGGTCATCAAGCTGTCGTTCGGCAAGAAGAAGCACGTGCTACTGAAGCCGGTGTAA